GAAGTAGAAGATTGGCATAAGAAATACCGGTATGAATGGAACGTGAAGCAATTCGAGGCGGCATTATTAAGACATTTATTAAAATCAGCCAAATGTACACAAACAGCCGATTGGATTATTCATGGAACTCCCACTTTAGTTTAAGGAGCTGAAAAATTGAAACGCATTTCTTTAATAGTACTGCCATTCGTTTTATACATATCAGGTTTGCTCGCTTATTATTTTGATAAGATTAACGGTTATCTATTTATTATTTTAATTATAGTCGGCTTAGGTATTTCGATTTCCGGTTTTTTTCTTTACCGGAACGAAAAGAAGTTGAAAGCTGCTTTTTTAGGGATATTTTATATACTATCTCTATTAACTATATTTGAAAGCCGACTGATCGATTATGAAAAGTATACTTATTTCCTTGTCTCATATAACGAGCCTTTTGAAATAGTGGAAGATTCAGGTGTTAATGTACTGGCAGTGGATGTTTTTGAGGCCCCATATATAACAGATTTGGGATATTTAATTCATACTATAGAATCTTCAACGAATAAAAAAGTTTTGGATGCGGAAGTTGTCACGAATGAAATCCGGTACCGTTCGAAAAACGTAGAATTACTAAGTTATGTACGTCCCGCGGAGAAACATTTTGAAACGATGAAGGAAAACGTCATTGCTTATTTACCAGAAAACTCTTCTGCTATTAATCAATTTTTAGAAAGAGAAGATATAGAAGGTGACAGTGCGGGACTTGCCGCTGTGTTAAGCGCTCTTATCGAAAATGGTGACGTTAATAATAATGTGCCGATTGCTGTAACAGGAGCGATTGACAGCAAAGGAAATGTAAAAGAAATCGGTTCGATTAAAGCGAAAACTTTAATTGCCGAACAAAGCGGTTTCTCTCATATTCTTCTACCTGTGGAAAACGCAGAAGAAGCGAAGAAAGTAAAAAAAGATGAGCAGCTAAATATAAACATTATTGCGGTGGCGTCTATAGATAATGCTGTAATGGAAATTATGAGGCTCAATAATGAGTAACCTGTGCTTGCGTGTGCTGAAAAATTAATTGTAATCAAGAATGGTCCTATCATTTTTTTATCTACTATGTTATTTTTATAATAATTTAATAATTTGCAATTTAAATAAGTGCTTACAGAATTTTGTAAGGTAAAAGGGAAATTAGTGAAAGACTAATGCAGCCCCCGCTACTGTAATAGCTGATGAAATCACAATAAATCACTGTCGTAATGATGGGAAGATGTGAAAGTAAAACGAAGCTTAAGCCAGGAAACCTGCTTATTCAATCGATACTTACTTTTCGGAGGGAGAAGTATAGGCGAAACTAGTCATTGTTTTTGTGTATTGAAACAATATCCATAATTAATTTCACATGCCTGTACCTCTTTTTCGATGAGAGGTAGAGGCATTTTTATTTTATTGGGATATTTACAGTATGGGAGGAGATTTTAGTGCAGGCAATTATGATTCAAGGTACAGCATCCGATGTGGGAAAAAGTGTACTATGTACAGCGCTTTGCCGCATTTTGGCAAATGACGGTTATCGAGTGGCTCCATTTAAATCACAAAATATGGCGCTTAATTCTTATATTACAAAAGACGGTGGGGAGATTGGGCGTGCACAGGGGGTTCAGGCAGAAGCCGCAAAAATTGACGCAACAACGGATATGAACCCGATTTTACTTAAGCCTAAAGGGGATATGATATCGGAAGTGATTTTCAACGGAAAACATTATGCCAATATAGATGCGCTAAGTTATCGTGAAAATTTTGTGGAAACAGTCATGCCTGAAGTTCGTTCTTCACTTGCCCGTTTGTCGGAGAGTTATAATGTCCTTGTTTTGGAAGGCGCGGGAAGTCCCGCGGAAATTAACTTAAAAAACCGGGACATTGCCAATATGCGCATGGCACATGAAACCGACGCCGCCGTAATTTTAGTTGCCGATATTGACCGGGGCGGTGTTTTTGCTTCAATTGTCGGGACATTGATGTTATTGGACGATGCGGAAAGAGCCCGTGTCAAAGGAATTGTTATTAATAAGTTTCGTGGAATGAAAGAATTGCTGAATGATGGAATCGGCTGGCTTGAAGAATATACAGGAATTCCTGTACTTGGTGTTATTCCGTATTTTGATATTCACATTGAAGCTGAAGATTCGCTCGCTTTATCCAGCATGCGTTTTAAAAAGCCACAATACTATGAATTTGCGATTGATGTTGCAGTTATCCGGTTTCCGCATATTTCGAATTTTACCGACTTAGACCCGCTCTTTGAAGAACCGGATGTAGGCGTGCGCTTTGTTACGGCACTGAGTGATTTGAAAAATCCGGATGTCGTGATTTTACCAGGGACGAAAAATACGGTGGAAGATTTTTTATGGCTTCAGCAAACCGGGTTAATGCAAAGGATTTTACAGTTAGCGAATCAAAATGTTCGTATTATCGGTATTTGTGGAGGTTACCAGATGCTAGGTGAAATAATCCGTGATGAGCATGCGGTTGAAAGCACAGGAGGCACATATTTAACTTTAGGTTTGCTGCCTATTGAAACAACATTTATTACTAGTAAGCAAACAGTGCAAGTTTCCGGCAGAAGCTGTACAGGTCATGAAATTGAAGGGTATGAAATTCATTTAGGGCGCAGTGTAGCAACAAAACCAATGAAGCCTTTCATCCAATTTTATGACGGCAGGACAGATGGTATCTATACGGAGCAAGTATTTGGTACATATGTTCACGGGGTTTTCCAAAACCGTCCGTTTACTCGCGATTATTTTAATACAATCCGTATGCAAAAAGGGATGGAGCCTATTTCAGGTGATGTCTTATCCGATTTTGAACACCGTGAACAAGCGTATGAAATGCTGGACCGTCATGTTCGTCCTCACTTAAATATGGAAAAGATTTATTCGTTTATTTCGGAAAGCAAGATTGAAACGAAGTGAATGGATAAATATTAAAGGAGCATGGACCGATGTATTTTATTATTTGTGTATTCGCAGTGCTCATCGATTGCATTGTCGGGGATCCGAAAAAATGGACGCATCCCGTCATTTATATAGGTAGCGTAATTTCTTTTTTCGAAAGGAAATGGAATGATGGCAGTGGCACTAGAAAACGGATCAATGGATTACTAACAGTTTTCCTCACGGTAAGTATTACAACGGGCTCGGTTTTTTTTATTGTCTTTCTGGCCATGAAAATACATCTTCTTCTTTGGCTTGTAGTCGAAGTCTTTTTGATTAGTTTAGCCCTAGCCCAGAAATCATTAAAAGAAGCGGCGATGCTCGTTTACGATTCCTTGGAAGCGAACGATTTATCCGAAGCAAGGAAATATTTAAGCTGGATCGTGGGTCGTGATACAAATCATTTGGATGAACCTGAAATTGTAAGAGGTGTCATTGAAACAGTCTCGGAAAATACGAGTGACGGTGTGACGGCTCCTCTTATGTATGCATTATGTTTCGGGGCAACCGGTGCATGGTGCTATAAAGCGATTAATACATTGGACTCGATGATCGGCTATAAAAATGAACGTTATGAAGACTTTGGATATGCTGCAGCAAAAATGGACGATATTGCGAATTATGTGCCTAGTAGAATTTCGGGGTTTTTCCTTATTGTATTTACAAAATGTGAGACGGCACAACCAATTAAACACCGATTTAAATACTGGCTAAGTGATGCTAAAAAACATCCAAGCCCGAACAGCGGGTATATGGAGGCTGCTACAGCCATTCAGTTAGGAATCCGTTTAGGCGGGTTAAATCATTATGGCGGGGTGGAATCATTTCGTGCTTATATGGGGAAACCGTCCAATACGATGCAGAAAATACATATAAAAAAAGCGATCCAGCACATGTATGTTTGTACATGGTATGTTGTGATAACAGGAGGAATATTGTATGGAATTGCCTGCACATGGGGCTAATGCAGCCGCGTTATATAAAGCGATGAATTTACAGATGCCGGATAAAGTCATTGATGTCAGCGAAAATGTCAATCATCTGGGGGTACCGAAGCAAGTAAAGCAACAGTGGCAAAACCTGTTAGAAAAAATTGCTGGCTACCCGGATGAACAAGCAGAACCATTTCGATCGCAAGCGGCAGCTGTTCACCAAGTAGCAGCCGATCAAGTTGTCGTTACAAATGGTGCGGCAGAGGGCTTAATGGCTTTGGCACAGCTTTTCAATGGACAGGAGATTGCTTTGTTACAGCCAACATTTTCGGAGTATGCTAGAACACTAAAACAGCAGAATTGTGTCATTCAATCTATTTTAGCTGACGATATTGAAACATATCGATTTAATGAGGAAATATTGGAGAAACAGCTGAAAGATGTCCATGCCTGCTATATTTGCAATCCGAATAATCCTACAGGCGTATTATTGAAAAAATATTGGATTGAACAGTTGATTAAAAAGTATCCCCACTGCGATTTTGTTGTCGATGAAGCGTTTATGGACTGGACCGATGAATCGGAGAGCGTAGTTCCATTGGTAAACACCCATTCCAATTTATTTGTTGTGCGATCCATGACAAAAATATATGCGCTGGCAGGAATCCGACTCGGTTATGTCATCGGTCAACAGGCAGAAGAAATTCGTCAATACTTGCCGCACTGGAATGTGAGTGCGATTGCAAATGAAATTGGCTGTCTTTGTTTACAGGACAAGGATTTTGTAATGGAATCTCGTGAAAAAAGCAGCAAATTACGGAGTCAGATAGTGAAGGACTTAAAATTAATTGATTGTAAAGTATCAAACAGTGCAGCGAATTTTTTGCTGTTCCAATTGCCGGAACAAAATAATTCTGATAAATTTTTTACATATTTATTAGAGCGAGGCATCGTTTTACGCCATACAAAAAACTATGTCGGCCTGGACGGCGCATGGTTTCGAATCGCTGTCAAAAGTGAAGAAATCTGGACAAAATGCAAGGATGAAATAACGAATTATGTCAAAAATCATTAACTACTACCGTCATGGTGAAACAGTGTGGAATAAAGTAGGGCGGCTGCAAGGATGGCTTGATTCGGATTTAACGACAAAAGGAGTTGAACAGGCAATGTCCGTTAACTGGAATCCTGAGATCGTATTCTCCAGTGACTTGAAGCGTGCAGTGCAAACAGCCCGTCTCATGTTTCCGGACCACACCATTCATAAAAATGAAAATTTGCGTGAAATCAACTTGGGACATTGGCAAGGCAGCTATATTAAGAACCTTCAACAGGATGAACAGTATTGTTGCTATATGAATTCACCTGAACTGTTTATCAATACGACTCAAGAATCCTTTAAAGAAGTAACCAACCGGATGCTCAGGTTTCACCAGTATTTGTTAAAGTTACCGTATGAGAGAATCGCTGTCGTTTCGCACGGTGTTGCAATTGCCTGTTTGATTTCCGCACTTCATAAACAGCCTTACAACCAGCTATGGGGTAATTTGTTGAATGGTGCTGCTTGTTTTTCGATAGAAGGGAATAGCGAACAATTACATAGCAATATTAAATAAGAGGAAACGCTATACCAGTTTTTTGGTATAGCGTTTCTTTTAGAATTTAAACGTATCATCAGTTATAGGGGCTACTTTAGCCACTGCATAAGTCGCTCCTTTTTGACTGAAGAAATCGTAGGTTGACCCAGTATTGGAAATTCCGTTCATGACAATCGGGTTGACTTCCTCGTCAGGAAACATCGTATCGAGCCCCAAGTTCATAAGCGCTTTATTTGCATTGTAGCGCACATATTTTTTCACTTCCGGAGAAAGTCCGGTTTCTGCATATAAATCATCGGTATACTTCATTTCATTTTGATATAAATCGAGTAAATATTCATAGCCCCACAAAGTAAGCTCCTGCTGTTTTTCTGCTGAGAACGTTTTGAAAATGTTCTGGGCGAAAAAGCCGACCGCTACTCCATGAATTGCTTCGTCACGCAAGATTAAGCTAATCACTTCCGCACTGTTTCGCAATACACCCTGTCCTCCCAAATAAAGAGGGTAGAAGAAGCCGGAATAGAATAAGAAGCTTTCCAGCATAACTGAAGCGAACATTGCTTTCCATAAACTTTCCGGGTCATCTTCTTTTATCGCGGTGTATACTTCGCCGATGCGGTTAGCCTTATATTGAAGAAACTCATTTTTTTGCACCCATTCAAAAACTTCGTCAATTTCCGTGTTTGTGCATAATGTTGTAAAAATATACGAATAAGACTTTGCATGGATTGCTTCAAACGATCCGAATACGGTCAACACCGCTTTTTCCTGAAAATCAGGTGTATACTTGGCAATTTCATTCATGCCGATGTTCGTTTGTACCGTATCAAGCAATGTCAGGCCGCCGAACACTTTTTTGTATGTATCCTGATGCTCGAATTCCTTCCATTGTTTGACGTCTTTACTGACTGCGATTTATTGCGATAGGTAAGTCTTTGAAGTTATCTCCAGCTTTTCCCCCGCACCAAACCGTACGTGATAGTTTCCTATCATACGGCTTTCCATCAAAACTTTTTGAAGTAGATTAATTATATTTTGTTATTTCCGACTAAAACTCTTAATTTATTTAATTTATCAAGTTGATTTTTATCTAACTTAATTTTGTTCATGTAGTTTGAAATTGTTTCTTCTTTTGTTGAGTGTATAAGTTTGTGAATATCCTTACTTACCCAAACAAGATTTTTATATGAGTCATCTCCACCAGTACTTTTCATAATTTTATGATGTAGTTCCATATTGTTTATTTGCAATGGTTCATTAGTGACAAAACATTTACCCTTTTGGGCTGCCATTAATGATATGCAGTTATCATATAGTTCCACACTCATAGAATTAATTTTTACCTTAATCAGATATTCTATTAAACCTGTTTCAGAAAGTTTCTTATGAATAAGTTCCCTTCCTTTTTTGGTATAATTACAAATATCTGGGTTAAACCTTAAAGGTATTTTATTGGTGCAACCATAGACAGGGAAAATAGTTACTTTTCCAACTGTTATTAGTTTGTGATTATATTGACCATATCTTTGAAGATAAAATTTACTTCTACAATCTTCGTTAGTTAAATTGTGTTTTAATCTATTATACATGACCTTTCTAAGCCAGAAGTCAATTTCTCTCATATCCTTAGTGATATGAGAAGCCACTCTATAATAATTGTGAATCCCAAGTATCATAGAATTTAATTTTTGAACTTCTTTACCCGTAGGAATTTTTTGTATAACTTTTACTTGATGCACTAAATTTTTATATACATTCGCTTTTGCTTTATCAGACATTCTACTATAACAAACATACTTCGATTTCTTTTTAATAGCTTTCATTTTAATTCCTAAAAACACAGTGTAATTCTTTCTAAGATTAGTTACTTTAGATTTCTCAGGACTAATATCTAGTTTGAGTCTTATTTTTAACCACTCTTTAACAGCTATAAATACTTTTTGTGCTGTTTCGTAATCTCTGCAAAATACTTTAAAATCATCTGCATATCTTACGAAAAAGAATTCTTTGAGATTGGTCTTTTTAAGTGCTTGTTGTTGATTGCCGATTTTAGTATATGGAAACTTTGCTTTGAAAGTTTCCCATTGGCTACTTAACCACCAATCTAATTCATTCAGAACAACATTTGATAATAGAGGACTAATGATTCCACCTTGAGGTGTTCCTTTAGTCGTTTTACCTTGTCCTTCTACTTCTGAATTTAGTATCTTTTTAATAATACTAAGCACTTTTTTGTCTTGTATGCCTATAGACCATAATTGTTTCATGAGTTTACTATGATTAACATTATCAAAGAATCCTTTAATATCTATGTCAACCACGTAGTTCATATATGCATTATTTATTAAAGCTTGTGCCCGAGCTATAGCATGTTCAGTACCTCTATTGGGTCTAAAACCATAACTATGTTTGTGAAACTTTGCTTCACATATCGGTTCAAGAATTTGTTTAATGCATTGTTGTATGATTCTATCGTGCATACAAGGAATACCTAGTGGTCTTAAACCTCCACCGTTCTTAGGAATTTCAACACGTCTTACACTTTTAGGCTGATAGTTTTCAAAGCGTTTCTGAATATCTCTAATGAATAAATTTTCATCCATTTTATCAATATCCGATAAAACTAAACCATCAGTTCCTGCTGTATTTGAGCCTTTGTTGTTTTTGATGTTTCTGTAAGCTAACATGATATTCTGTTCACTTATAATTAAATCATATAAGTTTTTAAAATATCTTCCATCTTTAGATTGTTCGTATAGTAAGTCTAAAGCATCTTGTATATTGTAATATTCGTTGTTTCTTAACAACTTTCTTTTCTTGTTTTTAGTCGTCAGGTCTACTAATCTCCCTTCTAATATAAAATATTAGAGTGGTTTTCGTATCTTCTTGTCTTACTCGAATCCTGTATAATTGAATTTACAAAATATCTACTTCATATTTGTTTTGACTAGAGGCTATCCCTAATATGTCATTACAACATATTTCAAATGGTTCATGCCTCCGCTTTCACTTGCATTAAGAATAGTTATACAAATTAACGTTTTCCTATTCAACGTTTCATAGAAAGCAAATTCTCAACGTTGCAAGCTTCCCTTGTTCCATTATCACTATCTTTACATATATCCTTAGGTTGTTGGTATAAGCCTGTAAGCTTGATAGTGCCTGTAACACTATATGGATTTTCATACTGAAGAATCTTACTAATCCACACTTACACCGCAACTTCGGCAGCAAATGCATTTCTACATTCTGTTCCTATAGACTCGTACATTCCCAACTTCGTCAGTTCTTTTGAACATCCTAACCATAGATATTTTATAGACCTCCGACCTATCTGATACAACCTTTACCTCTAAAGGTCTTTCCTTGTTAATAATTAAATCAACATTAGGGTATCATTCAGCCGACTTCACCGAGCTTTTAACAATCAATTATTTGCTTAATATCATGCTAATCGGAGTATTAAGGGGAGCATTTCATGGCGTTACCCAATCATTCTACTCCTCGTGATAACAGTTATGAATTGATTAATCAATTCACTCTAACCTTGTGAATTTCGGTTAGAAACAAGTCGCACCTTCGGGGAACCATATTTGTTTCCATTGCTGGTCCCAAAAAATACGAGCGAGGTCACTCGTCGGGGTATTCCAGTTGACCGCTTTATACGTTAAATTTGACATGCGACACACTCCTCAATTGTAAGTAAACGTTGGCGTACGTAATAAACGGTTTTAATGCCACGCGTCCACGCATAAATGTAGACTTTTGCTAATTGTTCTGTGTTCCACTGATCCGTTACGTATAGTGTCATGGAAATTCCTTGGTCGACATGCTTTTGCGCGGCTGCGTAAAGGTCGATCAGTTCATACGGGTTTACTTCATAGGCTTCGGTATAAAGTTCTTGGTTATCATTCGTTAAAAATGGCATCGGATAAATTGTTCGACTGTCCGCATAATCACGAACTTCCACACGTTCTGTAACAGGGGAGATGGAAGCCGTACAGCTGCGGATGTAGGAAATACTGCCTGTCCTTAATACCCTCAGTTTCCTGATATTTAAAAGGGAGTAGACTATACAATATAGGCGTTTGCCTACCAAGTATTATAGTCGTTGAACCTTCACCTCATAGAAAGGTGCTTGGCTGCTGATTACCGATTGTATTGGCACTTAGGACATATTTAGCGAGAATTACAACCTCACAAAATATGCTTTTTTTCACCTTATGCTATCCAAAAATTTTTTTCTGCTTTCGCAACGTTCACGTTTATCGTTTCCAATTACGTTGTCGTATTTTTGGCTTTACGGCTTTCCAGCAATTTCACTTGTTTTGACACTGTTTTACAACAATGAAAGCCCTAGTCAGTTAAGGCGCGATTGCCAGTCGATAGCTATGGAATAGTCCATATTTCTGAACTTGTTTTTTCAATTCATCCCACATATTTCGAGTAATAATCGGAGTAGCCCCAAGTGCTTTAATCACTTCTGGTGCAAAATCTTTATCTTCTTTGTTTATATAGTTTTCAAAATAAATCCCGCTCGCATAATCACTTTTCTCAAATCGATAAAACGTTTCGTTCTTTTGCTTCGCGATTTCCATTGATGATTTTAACGAGTAATAGTTCAACGATTCCATAAACGCATCGATAAATTCAATTGACTCTTTGGAACCATAACGAATCCCACTTTGTACGAGGTGTCCATGCAAGTTCATAACACCCAACCCGACAGAGTGCATCACTTTGTTGGCTTTGGATACAGAAGGGACGTTGACGATATCGGTCATCGTTGAAACATTCGTCAAAAGACGCATTGCTGTATCAACAAGCTGTCCGAAATCCTGAACTTTCGTCGCTTCGTGAATGTCAATTGAACCTAAATTACAAGAAACATCGAGACCATATTTATTCGGCTCATTTTGGTCGGTAATGACGCTTGTTTGTTGATACTGGAGAATTTCACTACAGAGGTTCGACATCTTCACACGCCCGATTTCCTTTAATGGATGGACATTGTTTACATTATCATCGAATATTTCGAACGGGTAACCCGATTCAAATTGTGCCTTTTTAATTTCCGTATATAGTTTACGGGCGTTTAATCGTTTCAGTTTACGGATGTTCGGATTATCCAATAGCTCATAGTACATTTCCGTAATTGAAATTTCCGACATGCGTTTACCGTATTCTTTATAAATATCATAAGAACTGAACAAGACGATATCTTTATCGCGACGCATCAGTTCAAAGAAAATATCCGGTAAAATAATGCCTGTCGATAACGTAGCAAGTCGTATTTTATCATCTGCATTAGGTTTTTTAGACGAAATGAATGACTCAACATCTCCGTGAAAAACATTTAAATAGACGACGCCGGAACCGTTTCGCTGCCCCAATTGGTTGCTGTAAGAAAACGAATTCTCCAGCAGTTTC
This genomic window from Solibacillus sp. FSL R5-0449 contains:
- a CDS encoding cobyric acid synthase, whose translation is MQAIMIQGTASDVGKSVLCTALCRILANDGYRVAPFKSQNMALNSYITKDGGEIGRAQGVQAEAAKIDATTDMNPILLKPKGDMISEVIFNGKHYANIDALSYRENFVETVMPEVRSSLARLSESYNVLVLEGAGSPAEINLKNRDIANMRMAHETDAAVILVADIDRGGVFASIVGTLMLLDDAERARVKGIVINKFRGMKELLNDGIGWLEEYTGIPVLGVIPYFDIHIEAEDSLALSSMRFKKPQYYEFAIDVAVIRFPHISNFTDLDPLFEEPDVGVRFVTALSDLKNPDVVILPGTKNTVEDFLWLQQTGLMQRILQLANQNVRIIGICGGYQMLGEIIRDEHAVESTGGTYLTLGLLPIETTFITSKQTVQVSGRSCTGHEIEGYEIHLGRSVATKPMKPFIQFYDGRTDGIYTEQVFGTYVHGVFQNRPFTRDYFNTIRMQKGMEPISGDVLSDFEHREQAYEMLDRHVRPHLNMEKIYSFISESKIETK
- the nrdF gene encoding class 1b ribonucleoside-diphosphate reductase subunit beta produces the protein MAVSKDVKQWKEFEHQDTYKKVFGGLTLLDTVQTNIGMNEIAKYTPDFQEKAVLTVFGSFEAIHAKSYSYIFTTLCTNTEIDEVFEWVQKNEFLQYKANRIGEVYTAIKEDDPESLWKAMFASVMLESFLFYSGFFYPLYLGGQGVLRNSAEVISLILRDEAIHGVAVGFFAQNIFKTFSAEKQQELTLWGYEYLLDLYQNEMKYTDDLYAETGLSPEVKKYVRYNANKALMNLGLDTMFPDEEVNPIVMNGISNTGSTYDFFSQKGATYAVAKVAPITDDTFKF
- a CDS encoding S16 family serine protease; translated protein: MKRISLIVLPFVLYISGLLAYYFDKINGYLFIILIIVGLGISISGFFLYRNEKKLKAAFLGIFYILSLLTIFESRLIDYEKYTYFLVSYNEPFEIVEDSGVNVLAVDVFEAPYITDLGYLIHTIESSTNKKVLDAEVVTNEIRYRSKNVELLSYVRPAEKHFETMKENVIAYLPENSSAINQFLEREDIEGDSAGLAAVLSALIENGDVNNNVPIAVTGAIDSKGNVKEIGSIKAKTLIAEQSGFSHILLPVENAEEAKKVKKDEQLNINIIAVASIDNAVMEIMRLNNE
- the cbiB gene encoding adenosylcobinamide-phosphate synthase CbiB; translated protein: MYFIICVFAVLIDCIVGDPKKWTHPVIYIGSVISFFERKWNDGSGTRKRINGLLTVFLTVSITTGSVFFIVFLAMKIHLLLWLVVEVFLISLALAQKSLKEAAMLVYDSLEANDLSEARKYLSWIVGRDTNHLDEPEIVRGVIETVSENTSDGVTAPLMYALCFGATGAWCYKAINTLDSMIGYKNERYEDFGYAAAKMDDIANYVPSRISGFFLIVFTKCETAQPIKHRFKYWLSDAKKHPSPNSGYMEAATAIQLGIRLGGLNHYGGVESFRAYMGKPSNTMQKIHIKKAIQHMYVCTWYVVITGGILYGIACTWG
- a CDS encoding histidine phosphatase family protein, which translates into the protein MSKIINYYRHGETVWNKVGRLQGWLDSDLTTKGVEQAMSVNWNPEIVFSSDLKRAVQTARLMFPDHTIHKNENLREINLGHWQGSYIKNLQQDEQYCCYMNSPELFINTTQESFKEVTNRMLRFHQYLLKLPYERIAVVSHGVAIACLISALHKQPYNQLWGNLLNGAACFSIEGNSEQLHSNIK
- the ltrA gene encoding group II intron reverse transcriptase/maturase — its product is MLRNNEYYNIQDALDLLYEQSKDGRYFKNLYDLIISEQNIMLAYRNIKNNKGSNTAGTDGLVLSDIDKMDENLFIRDIQKRFENYQPKSVRRVEIPKNGGGLRPLGIPCMHDRIIQQCIKQILEPICEAKFHKHSYGFRPNRGTEHAIARAQALINNAYMNYVVDIDIKGFFDNVNHSKLMKQLWSIGIQDKKVLSIIKKILNSEVEGQGKTTKGTPQGGIISPLLSNVVLNELDWWLSSQWETFKAKFPYTKIGNQQQALKKTNLKEFFFVRYADDFKVFCRDYETAQKVFIAVKEWLKIRLKLDISPEKSKVTNLRKNYTVFLGIKMKAIKKKSKYVCYSRMSDKAKANVYKNLVHQVKVIQKIPTGKEVQKLNSMILGIHNYYRVASHITKDMREIDFWLRKVMYNRLKHNLTNEDCRSKFYLQRYGQYNHKLITVGKVTIFPVYGCTNKIPLRFNPDICNYTKKGRELIHKKLSETGLIEYLIKVKINSMSVELYDNCISLMAAQKGKCFVTNEPLQINNMELHHKIMKSTGGDDSYKNLVWVSKDIHKLIHSTKEETISNYMNKIKLDKNQLDKLNKLRVLVGNNKI
- a CDS encoding histidinol-phosphate transaminase: MELPAHGANAAALYKAMNLQMPDKVIDVSENVNHLGVPKQVKQQWQNLLEKIAGYPDEQAEPFRSQAAAVHQVAADQVVVTNGAAEGLMALAQLFNGQEIALLQPTFSEYARTLKQQNCVIQSILADDIETYRFNEEILEKQLKDVHACYICNPNNPTGVLLKKYWIEQLIKKYPHCDFVVDEAFMDWTDESESVVPLVNTHSNLFVVRSMTKIYALAGIRLGYVIGQQAEEIRQYLPHWNVSAIANEIGCLCLQDKDFVMESREKSSKLRSQIVKDLKLIDCKVSNSAANFLLFQLPEQNNSDKFFTYLLERGIVLRHTKNYVGLDGAWFRIAVKSEEIWTKCKDEITNYVKNH
- a CDS encoding ribonucleoside-diphosphate reductase subunit alpha, yielding MKQYLTLNNDILNRYRATGELDLAKDKEATRRYFLEDVNVRLRYFIDIEEKVRYLVDEGYYEKEFLDLYSMDFIKRMYKKAYSYKFRFPSFMSASKFYESYAMKSRDGKEILEKYEDRIVIIALYLAQGDETLAEKAIEAIMTAYQPATPTALNSGKKARGELVSCFKLTMDDTMNSIAENIGYCLELSRLGGGVGVNLTDLRPLGDPIKGILNRASGVMPVAKLLENSFSYSNQLGQRNGSGVVYLNVFHGDVESFISSKKPNADDKIRLATLSTGIILPDIFFELMRRDKDIVLFSSYDIYKEYGKRMSEISITEMYYELLDNPNIRKLKRLNARKLYTEIKKAQFESGYPFEIFDDNVNNVHPLKEIGRVKMSNLCSEILQYQQTSVITDQNEPNKYGLDVSCNLGSIDIHEATKVQDFGQLVDTAMRLLTNVSTMTDIVNVPSVSKANKVMHSVGLGVMNLHGHLVQSGIRYGSKESIEFIDAFMESLNYYSLKSSMEIAKQKNETFYRFEKSDYASGIYFENYINKEDKDFAPEVIKALGATPIITRNMWDELKKQVQKYGLFHSYRLAIAP